The window TGACTAAGTAGTTAGATTATTAGTATACTTAAGTAAGTGGGGTTCACATGCAATGTTAACTAATGTTGGGTTcacttaaacttttttttttgaaaccatTGTCAACCTAAATTTACACAAATCATCCAAACAAAAAACGTTATGCGCATATCTCAAAtgaatatttttatgtaaatcgaTGCAGCCATATTCAAATTAGCATCGTTGTTAGTAAATTGAACGAGACTGATTCGGTTTATACATGCATGGTTAGCTTTTTAGTAAATCGAATGAGTTCTATTTAATTTACCATATATTTGCTAACATAATATAAATAGATTCATGTTAATTTGATTTACTATGGTGCAAACGTATATAAAGAATACAGTAAAGAGTACATTTAATAATGCATATAATGAATACAATAAATAGTACattcaataataaataaaaaaataataattataaatattttctataaattattaaaaaatctcattataaactataaataattatttacagtTCTTTTGATCTTTTagcattcttaaaaaaaaatactaagattaacactttttattaatattaattaatattttgagttaataacttatttatttatattattaaaatttatatcttaaaatttaaaattagtaaaatatttatcaaaaatattatattttgttggTCAGTTAGTATTAGATTTATTGACCACAATAATATTCaacttacataaaaatatttttattttattctgtatttaattttagtataacatcaattaattttgaattttgtaatgataattaataaatattaaataaaataaatttgaactattttaactgattttttttgtctttcaaatattattattattattattattattattattattattattataaaataaaaggtacattataaattacataatgtATATACAAAAGTTATATAAATTATGTGTGTTATTTATAAAAGATACATTgctaagattaattaataattaattatttatattttatttgtcaaaaagacaaaaatatattttgattaaattagttaaaaaataattagttataatttataatgagattttttaataatttataaaaaatatttataattattatttttttaattagtattaaatgtattatttattatcttcTTTATATACGTTTGCACCTAGTAAATTGAGTGAATATAAATCTACTTATATATGTTAATAAATACATAGTAAATCAAATTCGAGTGTGTCATTTATTACTTATGCTACATCCATGCTAAATCGAATTGGAGTGTGTCGAATTATTTATGTAACGTAAATTTACTAAAGTAATTTGTATAAATTTAGGTTAGTATtgatttatttagattttttaccCTAAAAACtatcaatatcaaaattaaaaagaaaaataacctaaAATAGTCCCTAAAATCTTTTGGTAAATACTTTAAACTTTAACCAAGCTTACTTACTAAATAAGTTGCTAAACTTTTATGGCATTAGACAAATCAGTCCTCGCATGGTATTGTTCATTTACATAAAGAGGACTTTATGTTAAAGTTTTACAAATCATTAAAGACTGTTATGTCTTTTAttaaataatgataaaattaatttgtctattttttttatcaaatttaacataaaaataatgtttaacaaaataaaaattaagaattgaTTTGGTTATTAAAATTTGTTGTGAATTAAATTaaccaatttttaaaaattgatttgaaatattaatcaattaaaaaattaaattaaactaatttgGTTAAATATAATGTTAACCATAAAACTGTTTACCACTAAAAATCATCATAAATACATCACATGTGTTTTAAAAAATCGCagttcatcaaaaattcaaaattgaagCCGGGGTAATGGGTATGCTGAAAGGGGAGGTGGAGTACCGTCTTATTCCTTTAGAGAGTACCAAATCCATATTGTGGTGAATACCGTCGTCACTTTCTGTTATGCATAATCTGCCTTACCTTTTTGGTCCTCAAACATCATTCATACTAAAACTTTAACCGAGTAAACAACTAGAAATCTATCATAACCATAAATTCttgatttaaaagaaaagaacaaactaCAGTAGATAGATCCCGaaattgcaagagaaattaacCAGCTGGGCGATGGTCACAACACAACCATTACCTGTACAACTAATTAATACCAAGAAGAAATAGAttccacaaataaaaaataaaaaatcaaaagccGTTTCCATTTCGAAACCCATACAGCATTCTTCCAACTTCGAACGACACGAAAGCATCAATGCATGCGTATTGAACCTGTTCCGCCGTGAGCCACGCGTTATCCCAGCGGCTCCGACTGATTCTTTTAGGCTTCTCGATCTCCAATCCGAGCACCCTTTCCGCCAGACTCTTCAGGCCCGCTCTTTTCATCTCACTCTCACCCAGCACGTTTTCCGCCAGATTTCTCAAATCAACGAAATTCTTCACGTTGAGGTTGTAGTCTTCCAGAAGCTTCTCCACGTCCTCCTCGACTCCCACGCCGAGAAAAGTGTGTCCCTCGTTAACAAGGAAGTCAACGAGAGACTGCGGAACCGAAGGGGAGTGAAGGATCTGAAAGACGAGGCAGCGGTTGCCGATGCAGAGCTGGAGAGTGGCGACTGGGTTGTTGGAGTTGCGGTGGGAGTTAGGACGCCACTCGATGTCGAGGCCGACGAGgacagtggtggtggtggtggaggaggaatGGTGGTTGAGAGTGTCAGAGAGCCAGGTGTCGACACGGGAGGGAGAAGTGGTGAGGAGAGTGTGGATGGTGTGGGTGTGGAAGATGACGTCATAGAGGTTGTAGTCGTCGTAGGGAAGGTTGTGGTCAACGACACTGATGATGGCGCGTGTTGTCCCACTCACTTGAGTGGGTGCGTCGTGGTTCTCGTGGTGGTTGGGGTCTCCCATTGAGAAGAGTTGTTGGAATTGTCAGCTATGGCCCATGGAGGATACTCCAATCAATTTATTGATTTTGTCTCGAGGATATCGTTTTGAATTCAAATCAGATTTGGGATATCCCACAGTTTGTGGCACACAGTAATTCGAAACAAGCTGTTTGcatgttttttatttatacatgGAAAGaccattaatttttaatttttttaatttaaaataatttttttaatttttaaattattaatttttgtatcatgtatttatctaaattattagtacattataaatttttatagtatttttaacattttaagctattttttaaaaattattttatatagaataaaatatttttttggattatttttgtatgaaataaaatatttttttaatttttaaattattattgattatgtagagtaataaaatttgagtacatgcatgaatatttgcatttaaatttaatctttttttaatgCTTCGCAtgagataaaataattttttaaatttttatattattaattatgtagaagagtattgtatttgaaatttgagtaaatatattttttaataatttttttaataaatttatttaaattataccacaaaaataatttatttcatgcaaaacaattaaaataactactcaaaaaatattagaagtattataaaaatttgtaatatatcTCAATGTTAGGAGCACTATAAAAATTTATGCAATTCGAGTTATTTTGGGCTGCCTAAACCGTGTGTAAATCGAAAGAGCCTATTtcgaattaccatgtgcattgaaactaccctaagaatatatatatgtataattcgAATTAGACAAATTTGAATCACAAATATTACTACTAATTCGAATTAGTGTTGGTTTGTCTAAATCGAATGAGGTTGATCTATTCGAATTACATACAGAGGAGTGCTATGAGTTAGCatgttttgtgatttgtaataattaattaatcattattaatgattttaatggtgcgaaattttatcaaaaaatataaaaatactcacTTTAATTTTGTTGGTTAAATGTTGGCCAAATTTCAATAGAATTATTAGCCTCTAAATTTttctttacataaaaatatatttttaaaagatttaagtAACATTTTTTAATTAGATAGAATTGTATAATATTTACcgctaattaatttatatatgtattttatccTTTAAATTATCATATATCATTATCTTCGATCATTATTGTAGTGTTAGTTGTTGCGTTCATTTTGttaagaacaaaataaataaataaataaataactagcGTGTCAGTCAGACTTGGCAAATTTTACAATAAGAATAAGAGTGTTCCCACTACAAAATAGTACATATTAAttcattaatataataatataagagTGATGTAACACAGTACATGAGAGGCACATGATCCATAGTAAATTAGCCTTTACATACTAATTAAATTCATTTGATTAAATTAAATCACTTATGAAAATCAGATTAGATGAGATCAAATCCAATCTCCTTGGAAAGTTCCTAGCTACCGACCATATTAcactaaatagaaaaaataaaaacatttgcataattataataagtaacttatgtaaatattttaaagcattaattatgttttagaaatataaaaatagtatTTCTCTAAAGGAATATAATTTACCTATGAAATGAAGCTAaggtatttatttaattatttcatctATATAAATTAGATGAAATTAAGTTCTCTCATTCAATAAGAAACTAAAGAATTATTCCCAACTACTGGTGGCAGATCCATATCTGTTTTTTTGGCTGTTAGCCATATATTTATAATGAATTCAATTATTTGTTGCCCTTTATATCAGTAATGTAGTGAAATAGAAAATTAGATAACAAAAGCTTAAggagaattttattattattatttatatatatccgTTACATGTCATCCAACAAAGTTGGAATGATAAGGATATTTGAGTTATTTTATCCTTTTGAGTAAGGATATATTGTCCTATATGGTTTTTAGCTTTAGTCAAATGAACAATCATTGACCATTGAAAATAAATACAATGACAAAAATTGAGATTTGTTATTATGTGAACATACAAAGTTGATTAAGAATTCGTGCTAAaagttttaaaaactatttttttaagcttttgatttttaaaaagttatataaatgttgtttgatataattttttaaatatatttttaattttttaaaaagttgtttaagaatttttttaaaaataaaaataaaattaactttttttatttttaaaattattttatcattcttatttattaaaataattttaaaataaatacttttatgataaaattcaaaaacaaaataatttatttataaactatttttaatataaatatttatatttaaacttttttaaaaaaaatttaattaaattatttgtccAAATTgatttaagatatatatatatatatatatatatatatatatatatatatatatatatatatatatatatatatatatatatatatatatatatatgaaagaaaGATGCAAAATGAGTACAAATATCATCCTAAAGTTAAATTATCAATTTCATGAAAATCAACTAcgtatattattaaatgtttatgACAATGATTCTCAATTTCATGAATTGCTCTTCCTTTAATAACATACCCACTCTCATATTCCTAAGTGAAAATATCATATGAAATATTTAAGAATGTGTTTAAGATTTAGAGTTCACAagaaaaaattttggtgtaaaaagtaaaataaacttttttatttattatttttttcttttttaaaatcaaactcaCAAACACACCATAAGCTAGGAGTATGTTTAAACTTTAAAGCATTAtggaac is drawn from Arachis hypogaea cultivar Tifrunner chromosome 12, arahy.Tifrunner.gnm2.J5K5, whole genome shotgun sequence and contains these coding sequences:
- the LOC112728784 gene encoding 3'-5' exonuclease-like, producing the protein MGDPNHHENHDAPTQVSGTTRAIISVVDHNLPYDDYNLYDVIFHTHTIHTLLTTSPSRVDTWLSDTLNHHSSSTTTTTVLVGLDIEWRPNSHRNSNNPVATLQLCIGNRCLVFQILHSPSVPQSLVDFLVNEGHTFLGVGVEEDVEKLLEDYNLNVKNFVDLRNLAENVLGESEMKRAGLKSLAERVLGLEIEKPKRISRSRWDNAWLTAEQVQYACIDAFVSFEVGRMLYGFRNGNGF